Proteins encoded within one genomic window of Glycine soja cultivar W05 chromosome 1, ASM419377v2, whole genome shotgun sequence:
- the LOC114414210 gene encoding phosphate transporter PHO1 homolog 1-like: MVKFSKQFEGQLIPEWKEAFVDYWQLKKNLKKVQLLNNANNTQNKHQASTSLPKYIFSSIRNYSLFGHQHREHGPIQVHRKLASSSFNGDMYETELLEQFSDTDATKEFFACLDQQLNKVNKFYRTKEKEFMDRGDSLKKQMEILHMLKTTFKELQSKAGSSHGSKDDQSISCTFSNEEDSVRSRAQEEMMDTTSTDDLEKNEAPFSDSPRAEELAKSMQIKRENGKLKTLSGRVINCQGKNLRINIPLTTPSRTFSAISYLLREDLLNQSSRQCGPEGVNNIHLNKTNLHHAEKMIKGGFIELYKGLGYLKVYWNLNMLAFIKILKKFDKVTEKQILPIYIKVVESSYFNSSDKVMKLADEVEELFIKNFAEENRRKAMKYLRPSQRKESHAVTFFIGLFTGTFLALLAGYAIMAHVTGLYRPHQNSVYMETVYPVLSMFSLVFLHFFLYGCNTLAWKRTRINYSFIFEQAPTKELKYIDIFLICTMAMSAVVGVMFLHLTLLTKGYYYAKVQDIPWLLLLGFLLLLVCPFNIIYRSSRYRFLCVIRNIILSPLYKVVMLDFFMADQLCSQVPMLRNLEYVACYYITGSYKTQDYGYCMRTKHYRDLAYAVSFLPYYWRAMQCARRWFDEGQTSHLVNLGKYVSAMLAAGAKVAYEKDGSVGWLCVLVIMSSAATMYQLYWDFVKDWGLLQMNSKNPWLRNELMLQRKAIYYLSMGLNLILRLAWLQTVLHSSFENVDYRVTSLFLASLEVIRRGLWNFFRLENEHLNNAGKFRAVKIVPLPFHEMDEED, from the exons ATGGTGAAGTTCTCAAAGCAGTTTGAGGGGCAACTCATTCCAGAATGGAAAGAGGCCTTTGTGGATTACTGGCAACTCAAGAAGAACCTCAAAAAAGTCCAACTCTTAAATAACGCCAACAATACACAAAACAAGCACCAAGCTAGTACTTCTCTACCTAAGTACATCTTTTCATCAATAAGAAACTACTCTCTATTTGGCCACCAACATAGAGAGCATGGACCAATTCAA GTCCATAGGAAACTTGCCTCATCATCTTTTAATGGGGACATGTATGAGACTGAATTGCTTGAGCAATTTTCTGACACTGATGCTACTAAAGAATTTTTTGCATGTCTGGACCAGCAACTAAACAAGGTTAACAAGTTCTATagaacaaaagagaaagagttcaTGGACAGAGGAGATTCCttgaaaaaacaaatggaaattCTCCATATGCTCAAAACCACATTCAAGGAGCTGCAGAGCAAAGCAGGCTCTTCTCATGGCTCCAAGGATGATCAATCTATCTCATGCACATTCTCTAATG AGGAAGACTCTGTTAGGAGCAGAGCACAAGAAGAAATGATGGACACTACTAGCACAGATGatttggaaaaaaatgaagcaCCATTTTCAGATTCCCCTCGTGCAGAAGAACTTGCCAAGTCCATgcagattaaaagagaaaatggaaaattgaaaACTCTTTCTGGCCGTGTAATCAATTGCCAAGGGAAGAATCTGAGGATAAACATTCCCTTGACGACACCATCGAGAACCTTTTCAGCCATAAGCTACCTTCTCAGGGAAGATTTGCTCAATCAGTCTTCAAGGCAATGTGGTCCAGAAGGTGTCAACAACATTCACCTAAACAAAACTAATTTGCACCATGCTGAAAAGATGATCAAAGGAGGTTTCATTGAACTCTACAAAGGACTAGGATATCTCAAAGTTTACTG GAACTTGAACATGCTTGCATTTATTAAGATTCTGAAGAAGTTTGATAAG GTCACTGAAAAACAAATTCTTCCCATCTATATCAAAGTGGTCGAGAGTTCGTATTTCAATAGCTCAGACAAG GTGATGAAGTTAGCCGACGAAGTTGAGGAACTGTTCATAAAAAATTTTGCCGAGGAAAATCGAAGAAAGGCCATGAAATACCTAAGACCAAGCCAACGCAAAGAATCTCATGCTGTTACTTTCTTCATTG GACTATTTACTGgaaccttcttggcacttcttgcGGGATATGCTATAATGGCTCATGTGACTGGTTTGTATAGACCACATCAAAATTCAGTGTACATGGAAACTGTCTACCCTGTGCTTAG CATGTTCAGCCTTGTGTTCCTACATTTCTTTCTTTACGGTTGCAACACTCTTGCATGGAAAAGAACTCGCATAAACTACAGCTTCATTTTTGAGCAAGCCCCTACCAAGGAACTCAAGTATATAGATATATTCTTAATTTGCACAATGGCAATGAGTGCTGTGGTTGGGGTAATGTTCCTTCATTTGACTCTACTGACAAAAGGGTATTATTATGCCAAAGTTCAAGACATTCCCTGGCTTCTTCTTCTG GGTTTCTTACTATTACTAGTATGCCCCTTCAACATTATATACCGGTCAAGCCGTTACCGTTTCCTTTGTGTAATAAGGAACATAATTTTGTCACCCCTTTACAAG GTTGTCATGCTGGATTTTTTCATGGCTGATCAACTTTGTAGTCAG GTGCCAATGCTCAGGAACCTTGAGTATGTGGCATGTTACTATATAACTGGTAGCTACAAAACTCAGGACTATGGATATTGCATGAGGACAAAGCACTATAGAGATCTAGCTTATGCAGTGTCATTTCTACCCTATTATTGGAGGGCTATGCAG TGTGCTAGAAGATGGTTTGATGAAGGGCAGACAAGCCACCTTGTGAATCTAGGCAAATATGTATCAGCAATGTTAGCAGCAGGAGCCAAAGTGGCTTATGAGAAAGATGGGAGTGTAGGATGGCTTTGTGTTCTTGTGATCATGTCAAGTGCAGCAACTATGTACCAATTGTACTGGGACTTTGTAAAAGACTGGGGTTTGCTTCAAATGAATTCCAAGAATCCATGGCTAAGGAATGAATTAATGCTTCAGAGAAAAGCCATTTACTACTTGTCAATG GGATTAAACCTTATTCTGAGGCTTGCTTGGTTGCAAACTGTCCTTCATTCAAGTTTTGAAAACGTTGATTATCGAGTAACATCCTTATTTTTAGCTTCTCTTGAAGTTATCAGAAGAGGGCTATGGAATTTCTTCAG ATTGGAGAATGAGCATCTAAATAATGCTGGCAAGTTTAGAGCAGTGAAGATAGTACCACTTCCTTTTCATGAAATGGATGAAGAAGACTAA